One segment of Lepus europaeus isolate LE1 chromosome 16, mLepTim1.pri, whole genome shotgun sequence DNA contains the following:
- the ING2 gene encoding inhibitor of growth protein 2 — protein MLGQQQQQQQLCSSAALLTGERSRLLTCYVQDYLECVESLPHDMQRNVSVLRELDNKYQETLKEIDDVYEKYKKEDDSNQKKRLQQHLQRALINSQELGDEKIQIVTQMLELVENRARQMELHSQCFQDPAENERASDKAKMDSSQPERSSRRPRRQRTSESRDLCHMTNGIEDCDDQPPKEKKSKSAKKKKRSKAKQEREASPVEFAIDPNEPTYCLCNQVSYGEMIGCDNEQCPIEWFHFSCVSLTYKPKGKWYCPKCRGDNEKTMDKSTEKTKKDRRSR, from the exons atgttagggcagcagcagcagcagcagcaactgtGCTCGTCGGCCGCGCTCCTGACCGGGGAGCGGAGCCGGCTGCTCACCTGCTACGTGCAGGACTACCTCGAGTGCGTGGAGTCGCTGCCGCACGACATGCAGAGGAACGTGTCCGTGCTGCGGGAGCTGGACAACAAATATCAAG aAACATTAAAGGAAATTGATGATGTCTatgaaaaatataagaaagaagATGACTCAAACCAGAAAAAACGCCTACAGCAGCATCTCCAGAGAGCTTTAATCAATAGTCAAGAATTGGGAGATGAAAAAATTCAGATTGTTACACAAATGCTTGAGTTGGTGGAAAATCGTGCGAGACAAATGGAGTTACATTCACAGTGTTTCCAAGATCCTGCTGAAAATGAACGAGCCTCAGATAAAGCAAAGATGGATTCCAGTCAACCAGAAAGATCCTCGAGAAGACCCCGCAGACAGCGAACCAGTGAGAGCCGCGATTTATGTCACATGACAAATGGGATTGAAGACTGTGATGATCAGCCacctaaagaaaagaaatccaagtcAGCCAAGAAAAAGAAACGTTCCAAGGCCAAGCAAGAAAGGGAAGCTTCCCCTGTTGAGTTTGCAATAGATCCCAATGAACCTACATACTGTTTGTGCAACCAAGTGTCTTATGGGGAAATGATAGGATGTGACAATGAACAGTGTCCAATTGAGTGGTTTCACTTTTCATGTGTTTCACTTACCTACAAACCAAAGGGGAAATGGTATTGTCCAAAGTGCAGGGGAGATAATGAGAAAACAATGGACAAAAgtactgaaaaaacaaaaaaagatagaagATCGAGGTAG